The proteins below come from a single Conger conger chromosome 10, fConCon1.1, whole genome shotgun sequence genomic window:
- the LOC133138792 gene encoding leucine-rich repeat neuronal protein 1 — protein sequence MASRFSISALLGRLCLARLLLVLLGLCSVCRAECPQLCVCEIRPWFTPQSTYREATTVDCNDLRLTRIPSNLSSDTQVLLLQSNYIAHTANELEQLFNLTELDLSQNNFSSIRDVGLVNMSQLTTLHLEENQISEMPDYCLQDLSNLQELYINHNQISSISANAFSGLRNLLRLHLNSNRLKIIDSRWFESTPNLEILMIGENPVIGILDLNFKPLVNLRSLVLAGMDLTDVPGNALVGLDNLESLSFYDNKLVRVPHLALQKVPNLKFLDLNKNPVHKIQEGDFRNMLRLKELGVNNMAELVSIDRYALDNLPELTKLEATNNPKLSYINRQAFRDVPSLESLMLNNNALNALYQKTMESLPNLREISVHSNPLRCDCVIQWMNSNKTSIRFMEPVSMFCAMPPEFRGQHVREVILLDSTEQCLPMISHDTFPNHLNLDIGMTVSLDCRAVAEPEPEIYWVTPMGNKITVDTLSDRYHLTSEGTLRISHVQVEDSGRYTCVAQNTEGADTRVSTIRVNGTLLDGVQVMKISVKQTESHSILVSWKVNSNVMTSNLKWSSATMKIDNPHITYTARVPVDVHEYNLTHLQPSTEYEVCLTVSNIHQQTQKSCVNVTTKNAAFAVEISDQGTNTALAAVMGTMFAIVSLASITVYIAKRWKRKNYHHSLKKYMQKTSSIPLNELYPPLINLWEADTEKDKEGSLENKPTQVDTTRSYYMW from the coding sequence ATGGCAAGCAGGTTTTCCATCTCCGCTCTTCTGGGCCGCCTGTGTTTGGCAAGGCTGCTGCTTGTCCTGTTAGGGCTGTGCTCAGTATGCAGGGCAGAGTGTCCCCAGCTTTGCGTGTGTGAGATCCGGCCCTGGTTCACTCCTCAGTCCACCTACAGGGAGGCCACCACCGTGGACTGCAATGACCTGCGTCTCACCCGCATCCCCAGCAACCTGTCGAGCGACACCCAGGTGCTCCTGCTGCAGAGCAACTACATCGCCCACACCGCGaatgagctggagcagctcttCAACCTGACCGAGCTGGACCTGTCCCAGAACAACTTCAGCAGCATCCGGGACGTGGGGCTCGTCAACATGTCCCAGCTGACCACGCTGCACCTGGAGGAGAATCAGATCTCAGAGATGCCTGACTATTGCCTGCAAGACCTTTCCAACTTGCAGGAGCTCTACATCAACCACAACCAGATCAGTTCCATATCAGCTAATGCCTTCTCCGGTTTGCGAAATCTGCTGCGGCTCCACCTCAACTCCAACAGGCTGAAGATCATTGACAGCCGCTGGTTTGAGTCTACCCCCAACCTTGAGATCCTCATGATTGGAGAAAACCCAGTTATTGGTATTCTGGACTTAAATTTTAAGCCTCTTGTTAACCTCAGGAGCCTCGTATTGGCTGGAATGGACTTGACGGATGTTCCTGGGAATGCGCTTGTGGGACTTGATAACTTGGAAAGCCTCTCATTCTATGACAACAAGTTGGTCAGAGTCCCACACCTTGCCTTGCAGAAAGTTCCCAATTTAAAATTCTTGGATCTGAACAAAAACCCTGTGCACAAAATCCAGGAGGGGGACTTCAGGAACATGCTAAGGCTAAAAGAGCTAGGTGTCAACAACATGGCGGAATTGGTCTCAATTGATCGTTATGCACTTGACAACCTCCCAGAACTGACAAAGCTGGAGGCTACCAACAACCCAAAGCTCTCTTACATCAACCGACAAGCCTTCAGGGATGTTCCATCTCTGGAGAGCCTCATGTTGAACAATAACGCACTGAATGCCCTCTATCAGAAGACGATGGAGTCACTGCCAAACCTGAGGGAGATCAGTGTCCACAGCAACCCCCTGCGATGTGACTGTGTCATCCAGTGGATGAACTCCAACAAGACTAGCATCCGCTTCATGGAGCCCGTCTCCATGTTCTGCGCCATGCCACCTGAGTTCAGAGGTCAGCATGTGAGGGAGGTCATTCTGCTGGACTCCACTGAGCAGTGCCTGCCCATGATCTCCCATGACACCTTCCCTAACCACCTGAACCTGGATATCGGCATGACCGTCAGCCTGGACTGTCGAGCTGTAGCTGAGCCCGAACCTGAGATCTACTGGGTCACACCAATGGGGAACAAGATTACGGTAGACACCCTGTCTGACAGGTACCACCTGACCAGCGAGGGCACTCTACGTATCTCACACGTGCAGGTGGAGGACTCGGGGCGGTATACTTGTGTGGCCCAGAATACAGAGGGCGCGGACACACGAGTGTCCACCATCCGAGTCAATGGGACCTTACTGGATGGTGTTCAGGTCATGAAGATCTCTGTCAAACAGACAGAATCCCACTCCATTCTGGTGTCCTGGAAAGTCAACTCCAATGTCATGACCTCTAACCTGAAATGGTCATCCGCAACCATGAAGATCGATAACCCTCACATCACCTACACCGCCAGGGTCCCAGTGGACGTTCACGAATACAACCTCACCCACCTGCAGCCCTCCACCGAGTATGAGGTGTGCCTCACTGTGTCAAACATCCACCAGCAGACACAGAAGTCTTGTGTCAATGTCACTACCAAGAATGCAGCCTTTGCTGTTGAAATCTCAGACCAAGGAACCAACACTGCTCTGGCAGCTGTCATGGGCACAATGTTTGCCATTGTCAGCCTGGCCTCCATCACTGTTTACATTGCCAAAAGGTGGAAGAGGAAGAACTATCACCACTCCTTAAAGAAGTACATGCAGAAAACATCCTCCATCCCCCTGAATGAGCTCTACCCTCCTCTCATTAACCTGTGGGAGGCAGACACTGAGAAGGATAAAGAGGGATCCTTGGAGAACAAGCCCACCCAAGTTGACACAACGAGAAGCTATTACATGTGGTAA